From Bacillota bacterium:
CGAATGGCCGCGGGCCGACCATGCCCGCGGCCTCTTCACATCGCCGCGGACGAGTCCACCTCCCACGGAAGGCGAGGCTAGAGCCGAGCCGAACGCACGGGGAGGTTTTTTCATGTCCATCCTGACCGTCAAGGACGTCAGCAAGTACTTCGGGGCTCAACGGGTCCTCGATCACATCAGCTTCGCCATCGGCCGCGGGGAGCGGGTCGGCCTGGTCGGCCGCAACGGCGTGGGCAAGACCACCCTCTTGCGCCTGATCATGGGGCAGGAAGAAGCGGACTCCGGGGAGATCGCCATCGCCCACGGTTGCCGCCTCGGTTACCTCGAGCAGGAGGCGACCTTCGACCCCGAGAGGTCGCTGTCGGAAGAGGTGGGTCGGGTCTTTGACCCCCTCCGGCGCAAGGAGGATGAACTCCGGGCGGTCGAAGCGGAGATGAGCCGACCGGACGTCGTCGCCGACCCCGAGCGGTTGGAAAAAGTGATGGCCCGCTATACCCGGTTGACCCACGAGTTCGAGGCAGCCGGCGGATACGACTATGCCGCCGAAGTCAAGGTCACCCTGGGCGGCCTGGGCTTCGCCCCCGAGGAGGGCGGGCTGCCGATGGGGGCCCTCTCGGGGGGCCAGAAGACCCGGGCCTTTCTGGCCAGACTGCTCCTGGGGCGGCCGGACCTGCTGCTCCTCGACGAACCCACCAACCATCTGGACATCCAGGCGGCCGAGTGGCTCGAGGAGTACCTGTCGCATTTCCCGGGGGGCATCCTCATCGTCTCCCACGACCGCTACTTCCTCGACTCCGTCGCCCAGAAGATCATCGAGCTCGATGAGGGCGGGGCCGAGCAGTACACCGGCAACTTCAGTTCCTACGTGGCCCAGCGCGACGAGCGGAGGCGGCGGCAGGAGACCGAATACCGGCGCCAGCAAGAGGAAGTCGCCGAGATGAAGTTCTTCATCGCCAAGTGGAAGGCCGGCACCCGGTCGACCCTGGCCAAGAGCGTTGAGAAGCGACTGGCCAAGGTCGAGCCGATCGGCCGTCCGCGCTCGACGGTGACGATGAAGCTCCACTTCAACGTGGCCGAGACCGGCGGCCGCGAGGTCCTCAAGCTACGTGGGTTGGCCAAGGGCTACCCCGGGCGCGAACTGTTCCGCGGGGTCGACGCGACGGTCGTGCGCGGCGACCGGGTCGCCCTGATCGGCAAGAACGGCACGGGCAAGACCACCCTCCTCAAGATCGCCATGGGGATGATCGAGCCCACGGCCGGGCAGGCCGTCTGGGGCGGCGGGGTCGAGGTCGGTTATTTCTCTCAGGACCTCGACGACCTCGACGACGCCAAGACCGTCCTCGATGAGATCATGGGCTGCGGCGACTTCCTGCCCGGCCAGGCCCGAAGCTACTTGGGGCGCTTTCTGTTCCGCGGGGAGGAGGTCCATAAGCTCGTCGGGACCCTCAGCGGCGGCGAGCGCAGCCGGCTGTACCTGGCCAAGCTGGTCCTCGGCCGGGCCAACGCGCTGGTCCTCGACGAACCCACCAATCACCTGGACCTTGAATCCAAGGAAGTCCTGGAGGAAGCCCTCAAGGACTACCCCGGGACGATCGTCGTCGTCAGTCATGACCGCTACTTCATCGACCGGTTGGCGACGAGGGTCTTCGATATCGACGGGGGTCGCATCGCCCAGTACCGCGGCAACTACACCACCTACCGGATGGAGAAGGCGAAGCAGATGGCGGCTCAGGCGAGCGGCGCCGGGGCGGCACTGGCTCCCAGGACGGCGCCCCGCCACGAAGAATTCGACAGGCCGCGCCCGGGGCGCGGCGGCGGCCGACGCGAACGGGAGGGAAAAGACCTCGAGCTGACCATCCTCGCCCTCGAGAAGGAGAAGGCCGCTCTCGACAAGACCATGGGCGACCCGGGCTTCTACCGCCGCGACGGCCACGAGGTCCGGGAGACCATGCGCCGCTATGAACAGCTCATGCTGGAGCTTGACCAGGCCTACAAGCGGTGGGAAGAGTTGATTCAGCGGTAGCCGGGGATGGGGTCTCGGGCCAGGCCGCGCATGGCGCGGAGGTCCCCCGCGGGCGCCGCCATGCGTCGCGCTCCTGCTTTCGAGGCGCCCTTCAGGAAGGAAATCGCCCCCAGGGGGACGAAGGACTACCTAATAGGCAACCTTCGCCGAAGGAGGCCTCCGCCAGTCATGAGCAGAGAGCCCATCGATGATCGAACTCGGGTCGTGGTCAACATCTTTGGGGAAGAATACCCCATCAAAGGCGCGGGACGGCCGGAGTACCTGCAGGAGCTGGCCGCCAGCGTGGATCGCAAGATGCGCCAGGTGTCGGAGACCCACCCGCGCCTGTCGGTCAGCCGGGTGGCGGTGATGGCCGCCCTGCTGATGGCCGACGAGTTGCAGAAGCTGAAGGAACAGCACGATCGCTTGACTGAGATGTACGAGCAGGAATGGGAACGGCGGAAAGACCGCAGGGCCAACGAGTGAGGCGAGACTCCGAAGGCGGGGGGCGGGTTGTCGCCCCGCGTTTCTTTTTGTGGTTGGGGGTGAGGGGTTGAAGAATGCCGTCGTCGCCGGAATGTTCGAGGAGATCGCTGAACTGCTGGCGATCAAGGGGGGCGACAAGGCCGATTCCTTCAAGGTGCGGGCCTACGAACGCGCCGCCCGGACCATCGAGGGCCTGACCGAGGACATCGAGACCATCGCGGCTGAGGACCGCCTGACCGAGCTTCCCGGCATCGGCGAGGCCTTGGCCGGCAAGATCGAGGAGGGCCTCGCCAAGGGCACCTGCGCCTACCTAGAGGAGTTACGGCGCGAGTTCCCCGCCGGGCTCCTGGAGATGCTCCGGGTGCCGGGGGTCGGGGCCAAGACCGTGGCCCGGGTCTACCACGACCTGAAGCTCCAGAGCCTGGCCGAACTGGAGGCGGCGGCGCGGGCCGGCCGACTCCAGGGCCTGTCCAAGATCGGCCCCAAGACCGAGCAGAACATCATCGACGGGATCGAGAGGCTGAAGCGGTCGCACGGCCGAATTCCGATGTGGAGCGCCCGGCCCCTGGCCCAATCGATGGTCGACCGCCTGCGTATCCTGCCGGAGGTCGAGCGGGTGGAGATGGCCGGCAGCCTTCGCCGCTGGCGGGACACGGTCGGCGACATCGACCTGGTGGCCTCCTCCGAAGACCCGGGCCGGGTGATCCGGGAGTTCACGAAGCTCCCCGAGGTCACCGCGGTGACCGGGGCGGGGGAAACCAAGGCCAGTGTGATCGCCCTTGGCGGGGTCCACGTCGACCTCCGGGTCCTGCCCGCCGAGGACTTCTACACCTCGCTGCACCACTTCACCGGGTCCCAGCCGCACAACGTCAGACTCCGCGGGATGGCCCGCAAGATGGACCTGAAGATCAACGAGTACGGGGTCTTCCAGGTGGCCGACGAAGAGGCCGTTTCCGAGGACAACCCGCCGCCCGGCGGGGGCGGGGAGAAGCTCCACGTCGGCAGCGAAGAGGACCTCTACAAGCTACTTGGCCTGCCCTTCATCGAGCCGGAGCTGCGCGAGGACCGCGGGGAGATCGAGGCCGCCGAACAGGGGTGCCTGCCTCACCTTATCGAGCAGAAGGACATCCGGGGCGACCTTCACACCCATACCAATTGGAGCGATGGTACGACGACCATCACCGTGATGGCCGAGGCCGCCCGCAACCGCGGTCGCGAGTATCTGGCCATCAGCGACCACACCAAGTCGTTGGCCTTCGCCCGCGGTCTCGACGCCGAGCGCTTGCGGCTGCAGGGCGCCGAGATCGCCGCCTACAACCGGGACCACGATGGCCAGGATTTCCGGCTGCTGGCCGCCAGCGAAGTCGACATCCTCCCAGACGGCCGCCTGGACCTCCCCGACGACGCCCTCCGGGAACTGGATTTCGTCACCGCTTCGGTTCACAGCGGCTTCCGTCAGACCATCGAGCAGATGACCGAGCGGGTTCGCCAGGCGATGAAGAACCCCCACGTCGACTCGATCGGGCACCCCACCGGCCGTCTCATCGGACGGCGTGAACCCTACGAGATCGACCTCGAGAAGGTCATCGAGGGAGCCCGGGAGACGGGGACCTTCCTGGAGATGAGCGCCTCGCCCGACCGCCTCGACCTGTCGGACCTCAACGCCCGGCGGGCCAAGGAGCTCGGGGTGAAGCTGGTCATCAACACCGACGCCCACGACCCCCGGCGACTCGACGAGATGATCTTCGGGGTTCACAACGCCAGGCGGGCTTGGCTCGAACTGCCCGACGTGGTCAACGCCCAGCCCTGGGAGGACGTGCGCAAGTGGCTCAAGAAGGGTTG
This genomic window contains:
- a CDS encoding ABC-F family ATP-binding cassette domain-containing protein; translated protein: MSILTVKDVSKYFGAQRVLDHISFAIGRGERVGLVGRNGVGKTTLLRLIMGQEEADSGEIAIAHGCRLGYLEQEATFDPERSLSEEVGRVFDPLRRKEDELRAVEAEMSRPDVVADPERLEKVMARYTRLTHEFEAAGGYDYAAEVKVTLGGLGFAPEEGGLPMGALSGGQKTRAFLARLLLGRPDLLLLDEPTNHLDIQAAEWLEEYLSHFPGGILIVSHDRYFLDSVAQKIIELDEGGAEQYTGNFSSYVAQRDERRRRQETEYRRQQEEVAEMKFFIAKWKAGTRSTLAKSVEKRLAKVEPIGRPRSTVTMKLHFNVAETGGREVLKLRGLAKGYPGRELFRGVDATVVRGDRVALIGKNGTGKTTLLKIAMGMIEPTAGQAVWGGGVEVGYFSQDLDDLDDAKTVLDEIMGCGDFLPGQARSYLGRFLFRGEEVHKLVGTLSGGERSRLYLAKLVLGRANALVLDEPTNHLDLESKEVLEEALKDYPGTIVVVSHDRYFIDRLATRVFDIDGGRIAQYRGNYTTYRMEKAKQMAAQASGAGAALAPRTAPRHEEFDRPRPGRGGGRREREGKDLELTILALEKEKAALDKTMGDPGFYRRDGHEVRETMRRYEQLMLELDQAYKRWEELIQR
- the polX gene encoding DNA polymerase/3'-5' exonuclease PolX, whose protein sequence is MKNAVVAGMFEEIAELLAIKGGDKADSFKVRAYERAARTIEGLTEDIETIAAEDRLTELPGIGEALAGKIEEGLAKGTCAYLEELRREFPAGLLEMLRVPGVGAKTVARVYHDLKLQSLAELEAAARAGRLQGLSKIGPKTEQNIIDGIERLKRSHGRIPMWSARPLAQSMVDRLRILPEVERVEMAGSLRRWRDTVGDIDLVASSEDPGRVIREFTKLPEVTAVTGAGETKASVIALGGVHVDLRVLPAEDFYTSLHHFTGSQPHNVRLRGMARKMDLKINEYGVFQVADEEAVSEDNPPPGGGGEKLHVGSEEDLYKLLGLPFIEPELREDRGEIEAAEQGCLPHLIEQKDIRGDLHTHTNWSDGTTTITVMAEAARNRGREYLAISDHTKSLAFARGLDAERLRLQGAEIAAYNRDHDGQDFRLLAASEVDILPDGRLDLPDDALRELDFVTASVHSGFRQTIEQMTERVRQAMKNPHVDSIGHPTGRLIGRREPYEIDLEKVIEGARETGTFLEMSASPDRLDLSDLNARRAKELGVKLVINTDAHDPRRLDEMIFGVHNARRAWLELPDVVNAQPWEDVRKWLKKG
- a CDS encoding cell division protein ZapA, yielding MSREPIDDRTRVVVNIFGEEYPIKGAGRPEYLQELAASVDRKMRQVSETHPRLSVSRVAVMAALLMADELQKLKEQHDRLTEMYEQEWERRKDRRANE